The following nucleotide sequence is from Natronosalvus caseinilyticus.
AAGAACTACTACTACCCTGACCTCCCCAAGAACTTTCAGATTACGCAGTACGACGAGCCGATCTGTCAGGACGGTGAACTCGAGGTCGCCGTCGAGGGCGAGCGCCGGGAGATCACGATCGAACGCGCCCACCTCGAGGAAGACCCCGGGAGCCTCCAGCACGTCGGCGGCAGCATCGACACCGCCGACTACACGCTCGTCGACTACAACCGCGCCGGCACGCCACTCATGGAAATCGTCACGGCCCCCGACTTCCGCAGTCCCCAGGAGGTTCGGGCCTTCCTCGCGGAACTCGAGGAAGTGCTGGAGTACCTGGGCGTCTTCGACGCCGAGCGCGACGGCAGCCTGCGGATTGACGCCAATCTCTCGATCGTCGACGGTGAGGAGGTCGACGGCAACGGCTCGATCGGCCGCGAGGCACTCGAGGCGGCCAACCGAACCGAGGTGAAGAACATCTCGAGTCACAAGGGCGCCGAGAAGGCGCTGGCCTACGAGGAGACCCGCCAGAAGAACGCGGTTCGGCGCGGTCGCGAGGTCGAACAGGAGACCCGCCACTGGGACGAGAGCCGCGGGATCACGGTCTCGATGCGCTCGAAGGAAGCCGAGAAGGACTACCGGTACTTCCGCGAGGCCGACCTGCCGCCGCTGCGGGTCTCTCACTGGAAGGACGAGATTACGATCCCGGAGCTCCCCAAAGCCCGTCGCGAGCGCTTCGGCGAGGAGTACGGCCTGGGCGAGGAGGCGGCCTCGAAGCTCACCTCCACGAAGCAGGTCGCGGACTTCTACGAGGACGTCGCCAGCGCGTTCGATCCCGACCTGGCGGCGACCTGGGTCGCCGACGAACTCCTCGGGGAACTCAACTACCGCGACATGGACGTCACCGACCTCGAGGGACGGCTCGACGAGGTCGCACGACTGGTCGAACTCGTTGCGACCGACGAGATCACGGCGAAGAACGCGAAGGAGGTCGTCCTCCGCGGGATGCTCGACGACGGCGACGAGCCGGACGCCATCGTCGAGCGCGAGGCACTCGGAAAGACCGACGAAGACGAAGTCCAGACGGCCGTCGTCGAGGCCATCGAGGAGAATCCCGATGCAGTAGCCGACTACGAAGCCGGCGAGGGCGGCGCAATCAACTTCCTCGTCGGGCAAGTCATGCAGAAGACCGGCGGGAGCGCCGATCCGGGCGACGTCAACGGACTATTGCGCGCGGAACTCGAGGACTGAGACGGACTGAAACGCGGTTCGAGTCCGTTTCGGGGCTGTGGCGGATCGGGTGGGAATCTGAGCCGGGTTCGTTCTCAGTTGGTGCAATTCTTGTGCCTCTCCGAAACATACACGATTGTCTATATGAAACGAGTGAGTAATGGCCTGTTCAGAAGAGCCCATCGTCGTCCGCTGTACACACTGTGAATTCGTCCACCAGTC
It contains:
- the gatB gene encoding Asp-tRNA(Asn)/Glu-tRNA(Gln) amidotransferase subunit GatB, whose protein sequence is MTAQTVQQGDLVTVIGLEVHVQLETNTKIFCGCSTDPADGPNEHVCPVCLGLPGALPVLNEAAVEAAVKIGKAIDADIPEETRFHRKNYYYPDLPKNFQITQYDEPICQDGELEVAVEGERREITIERAHLEEDPGSLQHVGGSIDTADYTLVDYNRAGTPLMEIVTAPDFRSPQEVRAFLAELEEVLEYLGVFDAERDGSLRIDANLSIVDGEEVDGNGSIGREALEAANRTEVKNISSHKGAEKALAYEETRQKNAVRRGREVEQETRHWDESRGITVSMRSKEAEKDYRYFREADLPPLRVSHWKDEITIPELPKARRERFGEEYGLGEEAASKLTSTKQVADFYEDVASAFDPDLAATWVADELLGELNYRDMDVTDLEGRLDEVARLVELVATDEITAKNAKEVVLRGMLDDGDEPDAIVEREALGKTDEDEVQTAVVEAIEENPDAVADYEAGEGGAINFLVGQVMQKTGGSADPGDVNGLLRAELED